A section of the Ornithinimicrobium sufpigmenti genome encodes:
- a CDS encoding DedA family protein produces MVEALNAFIETHADSAWLLPIVFAICILDGLLPPAPAEPVLVALGAIAAAEGRPGLVTLMAVAAAGGFVGDNLTYTLGRYTRLGRLRESRRPKVRAFFTWIAGLLQRRGGMIIIACRYVPGGRQLVNLTAGAMEFPRRRFILFDSIAVTAWAAYNVGIGAVAGAWLEENPLLAAVVAVVVALALGWLAERGARWWRERSSEQVSRRSNPLHATPRGPRAPRPRR; encoded by the coding sequence ATGGTCGAGGCGCTCAACGCCTTCATCGAGACGCACGCCGACTCGGCCTGGCTGTTGCCGATCGTGTTCGCGATCTGCATCCTCGACGGTCTGCTGCCGCCCGCCCCCGCCGAGCCCGTGCTGGTGGCCCTGGGCGCGATCGCGGCTGCGGAGGGCCGACCCGGTCTCGTCACGCTGATGGCGGTGGCGGCGGCGGGCGGGTTCGTCGGGGACAACCTCACCTACACCCTGGGCCGGTACACCCGCCTGGGGCGCCTCCGGGAGAGCCGACGGCCGAAGGTGCGCGCCTTCTTCACCTGGATCGCCGGGTTGCTGCAGCGGCGCGGCGGCATGATCATCATCGCCTGCCGCTACGTGCCGGGTGGCCGCCAGCTGGTGAACCTCACCGCGGGCGCCATGGAGTTCCCTCGCCGCCGGTTCATCCTCTTCGACAGCATCGCGGTGACGGCGTGGGCCGCCTACAACGTGGGCATCGGCGCGGTGGCGGGGGCCTGGCTGGAGGAGAACCCCCTCCTGGCCGCGGTCGTCGCCGTCGTCGTCGCCCTCGCGCTGGGCTGGCTGGCCGAGCGTGGTGCACGGTGGTGGCGGGAGCGGTCCAGCGAGCAGGTCAGTCGCCGCAGCAACCCTCTCCACGCCACGCCTCGAGGCCCTCGCGCACCGCGACCGCGGCGATGA